The DNA window TCGATCACTTCCGCGATTTCGAGCGCGGTCAGAACGCCGGTACAGAGTTCCAGAACGATGGCCGCGGTCGGATTGAGAAAATGGACGCGGTCTTTGGCCTTGTTATAGACGATGTAGCCGTCCACCACTTCGTCTTGATCGAAGCCCCCGGTCTTGCGGTAGCGATCGTCTTCTCCAACCATGC is part of the Bradyrhizobium erythrophlei genome and encodes:
- a CDS encoding PqqD family peptide modification chaperone → MVGEDDRYRKTGGFDQDEVVDGYIVYNKAKDRVHFLNPTAAIVLELCTGVLTALEIAEVIERTFSLPQTPIDPVRDCLASLLSEGLIETCGIL